In Aquincola tertiaricarbonis, the genomic stretch TCGCGGTGGCCACCAAGGGCAGCCTGACCGCCGCCGCCCAGCTGGAAGGCGTGGCGCCGGCGGTGGTGGGCCGGCGCATCGACGCGCTGGAGGCACGGCTGGGCGTCAAACTGCTGGTGCGCACCACGCGGCGCATCACGCTCACGCACGAAGGCAGCGCCTTCCTGGAAGATTGCCAGCGCCTACTGGCCGACCTGGCGAATGCGGAATCCGGCGTCAGCGCGGGGGGCGCCCGCGCCAGCGGGCTGCTGCGCATCACCGCGCCCGCGGGCTTCGGCCGCCGTCACGTGGCGCCGCTGGTGCCGCAGTTTCTGGCGGCGCACCCGGACGTGCATGTGTCGCTGAACCTGGCCGACCGGGTGGTGGACATCGTGCACGAGGGCTTCGACTGCGCCATCCGCGTGGGCGACCTGCCCGACAGCAGCCTGGTGAGCGTGCGCCTGGCCGACAACCGCCGGCTGTGCGTGGCCACGCCGGCCTACCTGAAGCGGGCCGGCATTCCGAAGCAGCCGTCCGACCTGGCGCGGCACGAATGCCTGACGCTCAGCTCCGACGCCAGCCAGTCACGCGGCTGGGCGTTTGCGATGGAAGGCCGCACCCACCACCTGCGGCCCAGCGGCCGGCTGGACTGCAGCGACGGCCAGGTGCTGCACGACTGGTGCCTGGCGGGCCTGGGCATCGCCTGGCGCAGCACCTGGGAGGTGGAGGCGGAAATCGCCCGCGGCGAGCTGCAGACGGTGCTGGACGACTTCATCGCGCCGCCCAATGGCATCTACGCGGTGTTTCCGCATGCCAAGCACCTGCCGCTGCGCGTGCGGCTGTGGATCGACTTCGTCAAGCAGCGCTACGCCGATCCACGTTATTGGAAGCTCAATCCCGCCGGGCCGCCCCAAGGGATTGAGATCCCCCTCGGGGGGGCGCGAACGCAGTGAGCTTGGGGGCTCCAGTCAGCCAGACTTCTTGGTCGACAGGCATTCCTTCATGAAGGCCTTGCGCTCGTCGCCCTTCTTGCCGGTGGCGTCGGCGTTGCACTGCTTCATGCGGTCTTGCTGGGTGGCGGGCTCGGCCTTGGCCGACAGGCAGGTCTTCATGAAGGCCTTGCGCTCATCGCCCTTGAGGTCCTTGGCGTCGGCATTGCACGTCTTCATCTTGCTTTGCTGCGCGGTGGGCGCCTTGGCCTCGTCGGCCGCCAGGGCGGGCTGGGCACACAAGGCGGCGGTCAGGCACAGGGCGGCGGCGGACAACAGCGATTTCATGGACTCTCCTCGCAAGGGGTTGTAGGCCCGCGTTCAACGCCGCAGGCCGCCGCGCGGTGGACGGCCCGCGCGGCCCCCGCAGTGTTACAGGATGCGGCGCGGATGGGCCAGCTGTTCGTGCGCGGCATGCAGCCGGCGCACCAGCACGCGGATGAAGGCCTTGTCGAACAGGTGCCGGGTGCCGACGGACAGCTGCTCCAGCGTCTCGGGCGTGAACGAGACAGTGGTGGTGGGCGCGGTCACCAGCACGTCGGCGCTGTGGCGGCGCAGCTCGGGGTTGGGCGCCAGGTAGGCCATCTCGCCCACCGAGGTGCCGGCGCCCAGCTCGGCCACGCGGTTGCCCTCGCGGTACACGTCCACCGCGCCCTGGGCCACGATGTGGAAGGTGTTGCCTTCCTGCCCACGCTTGTACAGGGCGTGGCCGTACTTGAAGCGCTGCCAGCGCGCGCGGTGCACCACTTCCCACAGCTCCACATCGCCAAAGCCGGCGAAGAACTCCAGGCTGCGCAGCAGGGTGAAGCGCTCGGAATCCAGCACGCCCTGCAGCTTGCCGCGCGGCACCTCGCGGTTGGCCACCAGCGCCGACAGTCCTTGCGCAAAGGCGTCCCAGTCGGCCGGCCGGTCGTCGCGCTGCTTGGCCAGCGCGCTGCGCACCAGGTGGTCCAGCGTCGGTGGCACGCCGTCGCGCAGCGCGGTCAGCGGCGCCGGCACCTCGTTGTAGATCTGGTGCATGATCGCTGGCTGCGTGTCCGCCTCGAACGGCGGCCGCCCGGCGATCAGGTGGTACAGCACCGCGGCCAGCGAATAGATGTCGGCCCGGCAGTCCAGCGTGCTGCCGTCCAGCTGCTCGGGCGACATGTAGGCCAGCGAGCCCACGCGGAAGATCTGCGTGCGGTCCGAGCGCAGGTTGAGCACGCTGCCGAAGTCGGTCACCTTGACGTCGACCACCTGGTCGCCGTCCACCACCGCCAGCAGGTTGGCCGGCTTCACGTCGCGGTGGATCAGGCCCTGCCGGTACACATAGCCCAGCGCCATCGCGCACTTGAAGCCGATCTCCACGATCTGCTCGAGCGACAGCAGCTGGTCGGCGCGGCAGAAGCGCCGCAGCGTGTAGCCGGGCACGTACTCCATCACCAGATAGGGCGCGACGGGGTCTTCCACCGCGTCGTAGATCTGCACCACGTTGGGGTGCTGCAGCCGGCCCACCAGCGCCGCCTCGGCAGCGAAGAACTTCTCGAAGTAACGCGGCTCGGCGCCGCCATCGTGCGCCGGCAGGCTGACGCGCTTGAGCGCCACGTCGCGCTGGTGGAACTCGTCGCGCGCCAGAAACACTTCGCTGGTGGCGCCTTCGCCCAGGCGGCGGCTCACCCGGTACTTGCCGATGGTGGCAGGCAGGTGCGGGTCCGCGGCCGGTGCCGGCGAGGGCGCCGGCAGGGGCAGCGTGCCCGCAGGCAGCAGGGTGGTTCGGTCGGCGGCAAGCATCACCCTGCTTCTTCGGCCACGGGCCGATGCGCTTGAGCCGGCGCGGCCGCACCCCCCCACCTTAGAATCGCCCCATGATCCAAGCCAAGCAGGACTTGCTCGCCGCCTTGCGCGCAGCAGTCGCGGAACTGGCCCCCGAACCCGGCCCCAACGTTCCCCCGCTCGACACCCTCGAGTTCGAATCCCCCAAGCAGGCCGCCCACGGAGACTTTGCCGTCACCGTGGCGATGCAGCTGGCCCGTGGCCTGAAGAAGAACCCGCGCGAGCTGGCGCAGGCGCTGGTGGAGGCGCTGCAGCGCCAGCCTGCCGTGCAGCAGTGGGTGTCGGCGCTCGAGATCGCCGGCCCGGGCTTCATCAACCTGCGCCTGAAGGAAGCCGCCAAGCAGGCCGTGGTGCGCGAGGTGCTGGAAGGCGCCGAACGCTTCGGCCGCCAGCCGGCCAACGGCCGCAAGCTGATGGTGGAGTTCGTGTCGGCCAACCCCACCGGTCCGCTGCACGTGGGCCATGCCCGCCAGGGCGCGCTGGGCGACAGCCTGAGCCACCTGTTCCAGACGCAGGGCTTCGACGTCACCCGCGAGTTCTATTACAACGACGCGGGCGTGCAGATCGCCACGCTGGCCGCCTCCACCCAGGCGCGCATCCGCGGCCTGAAGCCCGGTGAGGAAGGCTGGCCCGAATCGGCCTACAACGGCGACTACATCGCCGACATCGCGGCCGACTTCCTGGCCCGCAAGACGGTCAAGGCCGACGACCGCGAGTTCACCGCCTCCGGCGACCCGGAAGACCTGGACGGCATCCGCCAGTTCGCGGTGGCCTACCTGCGCCACGAACAGGACCTGGACCTGCAGGCCTTCGGCGTCCAGTTCGACAGCTACTACCTGGAAAGCAGCCTGTACACCTCGGGCCGCGTCAACCAGACGGTGGACCGCCTGGTGGCCGCCGGCAAGACCTACGAGCTGGACGGCGCGCTGTGGCTGAAGAGCACCGACTACGGTGACGACAAGGACCGCGTGATGCGCAAGTCCGACGGCAGCTATACCTACTTCCTGCCCGACGTCGCGTACCACATCGCCAAGTGGGAGCGCGGCTTCGACAAGGTGATCAACTGCCAGGGCACCGACCACCACGGCACCATCGCCCGTGTGCGCGCCGGGCTGCAGGCGGCGAACGTCGGCATTCCGCAGGGCTATCCCGACTACGTGCTCAACACCATGGTGCGGGTGGTGCGCGACGGCGCCGAGGTCAAGATCAGCAAGCGCGCCGGCAGCTACGTGACGCTGCGCGACCTGATCGACTGGACCAGCCGCGACGCGGTGCGCTTCTTCCTGATCAGCCGCAAGGCCGACACCGAATTCACCTTCGACATCGATCTGGCGCTCAAGCAGAACGACGAGAACCCGGTGTTCTACGTGCAGTACGCGCATGCGCGCATCTGCTCGGTGCTGGCCAAGGCCAACGTGGCCGAACTGGCGCAGGCCGACCTGTCGCGCCTGGTGGCGCCCACCGAACTGGCGCTGATGCTCAAGCTGGCCGACTACCCGGCCATGCTCAGCCGCGCGGCCGCCAGCCTGGCGCCGCACGACGTGGCCTTCTACCTGCGTGACGTGGCCGCCGCCTTCCACAGCTACTACGCGGCCGAGCGCTTCCTGGTGGACGACGCCGAACTGGCCCGCGCCCGCCTGGCGCTGCTGGCGGCCACCCGCCAGGTGCTGCGCAATGCGCTGTCGCTGCTGGGCGTGAGCGCACCGGAATCCATGAACCGGGCCGAAGAAGCCCAGAAGGAACCTGCATGAAGTCGCAACGCGGAGGCTTCGTGATGGGCCTCATCGTCGGTCTGCTGGTCGGCCTGGCGCTGGCCCTGGGCGTGGCGCTGTACGTCACCAAGGTGCCGGTGCCCTTCGTCAACAAGGTGCCGCAGCGTTCGGCCGACCAGGACGCGGCCGAAGCCGAGAAGAACAAGAACTGGGACCCGAACGCGCCGCTGGCCGGCAAGCCGCCGCGCAGCGCCTCGGGCACGGTGCAGCCGGCGCCCGCCTACCCGGCCCAGCCGGCGGTGCCCGCCCCGGTGCCGCAGACGCCGCCCGCCACCACCACCCCGGCGCCTGCCCCCGCGCCGGCACCCGCTCCGGCCCCGCAAACCGGCTCCACCCGCGACCCGGCCGCCATCCTGTCGGGCCAGGGCGGCGGCGCCGCTTCGGCCGCGCGGTCCACCAAAACCGGCAGCGATGCGTTCACCTACTTCGTGCAGGCGGGTGCTTTTGCCCGGCCGGAAGATGCGGAACAGCAGCGCGCCAAGCTGGCGATGCAGGGCCTGGCGGCCCGTGTCACCGAGCGGGAGCAATCCGGCCGTACCGTGTACCGCGTGCGCCTGGGCCCCTTCGAGCAGAAGGACGACGCCGAGGCTGCGCAACAACGCCTGCAAGGCACGGGCACCGAGGCGGCGCTGGTGCGGGTCGAACGCTGATTCGCCCGCCGGGCGAAACTTTCGGCACCGTGGACCTGTCCACCCGCTACAGGCGCCGCCTCCGGCGCCCCACCGATCCAAGAGGAACCGAATGAACCGTCGTGACTTCACCGCCCGCGCCGCGGGCACCGGCCTGGCGCTGAGCCTGGGCCTTGCCGGGCACAGCGCCCACGCCCAGGGCGGCTCGCTGGTGGAGGGCAAGGACTACGTCAAGCTGTCGTCGCCCGCGCCCACGGCAGGCGGCAACAAGGTGGATGTGGTCGAGTTCTTCTGGTACGGCTGCCCGCACTGCAACGCCTTCGAGCCTTCGCTGGACGCCTGGGCCAAGAAGCTGCCGGCCGACAGCGTGGCCTTCCGCCGCGTGCCGGTGAGCTTCTCGGCGATGCACGAGACCCACGCCAAGATCTTCTACGCGCTGGAAGCCCTGGGCCAGGTGGAAGCCATGCACCGCAAGGTGTTTGCCGCCATCCACGTGCAGCGCAAGCGCCTGGACAAGGAAGCCGACATCGTCGAGTTCATGACGCAGAACGGCGTGGACGGCGCCAAGTTCACCGAGGCCTACAAGTCGTTCGGCGTGGCCACCAAGGTGCGCCAGGGCAAGTCGCTGTCCGAGGCCTACAAGATCGACGGCGTGCCCTCGATCGGCGTGGCCGGCCGCTGGTTCACCGCGCCTTCGCTGGCGGGCTCGCCCGAGCGTGCGCTGGCCGTGACCGACGCGCTGATCCAGATGGCGAAAAAAGCCTGAACAAGCGCCCCGCAACGGGGCGCTTTTCGCACCGGGCTGCCGTGATGGCCGCATCTATTGCGGCAGCGGTCACGGGCGAGGCATGAAACTGTGGCTAGAATGACCATGCAAGTTTCATGCCTCTATGACCACCCACAATTCATGCCTGCCTCTCGTCAACAGGCTGCACAGCGCAGCGGTGGTTGCAGTCGCCTGCGGCCTGCTGGCCGCTGTCGCACCGCAGGCACAGGCCGCGCGGACCGACCGCAACCAGCCCATCACCATCGACGCCGACAAACCCGGCACGGTGGACATGCTGAAGCAGGTGGTGGTGTTCAACGGCAACGTCGTCATCACCCAGGGCTCCATCACCATCCGGGCCGAGCGCGCCGAGATCCGTGAAGGCGCCGACGGCTTCCGCTCCGCGGTGGCGGTGGGCAGCGGCGGCCAGCAGGCCAGCTTCCGCCAGAAACGCGAAGGCCTGGACGAATACATCCAGGGCACGGCCGACCGCATCGAGTACGAAGGCCGCGGCGACGTGGTGCGCTTCGTCGGCAAGGCCCAGGTGCAGCGGCTGCGCGGCAGCGTGGCGGCCGACCAGATCAGCGGCGAGCGCATCACCTACGACAGCACCACCGAAGTGTTCAGCGTGGCCGGCAGCACGGCACCCGCCCCCGCCGAGGGCGCGGCCAGCGGCCCCGGCAACGGCCGCGTGCGCGTGATCCTGACACCGCGCGAGGGCTCCGCCGCGGCCGAGGCTGCGCCGGCCCCCGCCTCAGGAGCTTCGCGGTGACGGGTGTGACGACCCCCTCCCCGGCGGCCCCGCTGGCCCCTCGCAGCGGCAGCCGCCTGGAAGCCAGCCGGCTGGCCAAGCGCTACGGCACCCGCACCGTGGTCAAGGACGTGCACCTGGCCGTGGGCGCGGGCGAGGTGGTGGGCCTGCTGGGCCCCAACGGCGCCGGCAAGACCACCACCTTCTACATGGTGGTGGGCCTGGTGCGGGCGGATGCCGGCGAGATCCGCATCGACGGCGCC encodes the following:
- a CDS encoding LysR family transcriptional regulator, encoding MDRLKQIESFVAVATKGSLTAAAQLEGVAPAVVGRRIDALEARLGVKLLVRTTRRITLTHEGSAFLEDCQRLLADLANAESGVSAGGARASGLLRITAPAGFGRRHVAPLVPQFLAAHPDVHVSLNLADRVVDIVHEGFDCAIRVGDLPDSSLVSVRLADNRRLCVATPAYLKRAGIPKQPSDLARHECLTLSSDASQSRGWAFAMEGRTHHLRPSGRLDCSDGQVLHDWCLAGLGIAWRSTWEVEAEIARGELQTVLDDFIAPPNGIYAVFPHAKHLPLRVRLWIDFVKQRYADPRYWKLNPAGPPQGIEIPLGGARTQ
- a CDS encoding PsiF family protein, which codes for MKSLLSAAALCLTAALCAQPALAADEAKAPTAQQSKMKTCNADAKDLKGDERKAFMKTCLSAKAEPATQQDRMKQCNADATGKKGDERKAFMKECLSTKKSG
- a CDS encoding serine/threonine-protein kinase: MLAADRTTLLPAGTLPLPAPSPAPAADPHLPATIGKYRVSRRLGEGATSEVFLARDEFHQRDVALKRVSLPAHDGGAEPRYFEKFFAAEAALVGRLQHPNVVQIYDAVEDPVAPYLVMEYVPGYTLRRFCRADQLLSLEQIVEIGFKCAMALGYVYRQGLIHRDVKPANLLAVVDGDQVVDVKVTDFGSVLNLRSDRTQIFRVGSLAYMSPEQLDGSTLDCRADIYSLAAVLYHLIAGRPPFEADTQPAIMHQIYNEVPAPLTALRDGVPPTLDHLVRSALAKQRDDRPADWDAFAQGLSALVANREVPRGKLQGVLDSERFTLLRSLEFFAGFGDVELWEVVHRARWQRFKYGHALYKRGQEGNTFHIVAQGAVDVYREGNRVAELGAGTSVGEMAYLAPNPELRRHSADVLVTAPTTTVSFTPETLEQLSVGTRHLFDKAFIRVLVRRLHAAHEQLAHPRRIL
- the argS gene encoding arginine--tRNA ligase, producing the protein MIQAKQDLLAALRAAVAELAPEPGPNVPPLDTLEFESPKQAAHGDFAVTVAMQLARGLKKNPRELAQALVEALQRQPAVQQWVSALEIAGPGFINLRLKEAAKQAVVREVLEGAERFGRQPANGRKLMVEFVSANPTGPLHVGHARQGALGDSLSHLFQTQGFDVTREFYYNDAGVQIATLAASTQARIRGLKPGEEGWPESAYNGDYIADIAADFLARKTVKADDREFTASGDPEDLDGIRQFAVAYLRHEQDLDLQAFGVQFDSYYLESSLYTSGRVNQTVDRLVAAGKTYELDGALWLKSTDYGDDKDRVMRKSDGSYTYFLPDVAYHIAKWERGFDKVINCQGTDHHGTIARVRAGLQAANVGIPQGYPDYVLNTMVRVVRDGAEVKISKRAGSYVTLRDLIDWTSRDAVRFFLISRKADTEFTFDIDLALKQNDENPVFYVQYAHARICSVLAKANVAELAQADLSRLVAPTELALMLKLADYPAMLSRAAASLAPHDVAFYLRDVAAAFHSYYAAERFLVDDAELARARLALLAATRQVLRNALSLLGVSAPESMNRAEEAQKEPA
- a CDS encoding SPOR domain-containing protein; protein product: MKSQRGGFVMGLIVGLLVGLALALGVALYVTKVPVPFVNKVPQRSADQDAAEAEKNKNWDPNAPLAGKPPRSASGTVQPAPAYPAQPAVPAPVPQTPPATTTPAPAPAPAPAPAPQTGSTRDPAAILSGQGGGAASAARSTKTGSDAFTYFVQAGAFARPEDAEQQRAKLAMQGLAARVTEREQSGRTVYRVRLGPFEQKDDAEAAQQRLQGTGTEAALVRVER
- a CDS encoding thiol:disulfide interchange protein DsbA/DsbL — translated: MNRRDFTARAAGTGLALSLGLAGHSAHAQGGSLVEGKDYVKLSSPAPTAGGNKVDVVEFFWYGCPHCNAFEPSLDAWAKKLPADSVAFRRVPVSFSAMHETHAKIFYALEALGQVEAMHRKVFAAIHVQRKRLDKEADIVEFMTQNGVDGAKFTEAYKSFGVATKVRQGKSLSEAYKIDGVPSIGVAGRWFTAPSLAGSPERALAVTDALIQMAKKA
- the lptA gene encoding lipopolysaccharide transport periplasmic protein LptA; its protein translation is MVAVACGLLAAVAPQAQAARTDRNQPITIDADKPGTVDMLKQVVVFNGNVVITQGSITIRAERAEIREGADGFRSAVAVGSGGQQASFRQKREGLDEYIQGTADRIEYEGRGDVVRFVGKAQVQRLRGSVAADQISGERITYDSTTEVFSVAGSTAPAPAEGAASGPGNGRVRVILTPREGSAAAEAAPAPASGASR